A window from Chaetodon trifascialis isolate fChaTrf1 chromosome 5, fChaTrf1.hap1, whole genome shotgun sequence encodes these proteins:
- the LOC139331029 gene encoding complexin-2-like, translated as MNFVMKQALGGATKDMGKMLGGEEEKDPDAQKKEEERQEALRQQEEERKAKYAKMEAERENIRQGIRDKYGIKKKEEKEAEAAAAMEQASEGSLTRPKKAVPTGCGDEEEEESIVDTVMKFIPTPLMDMFNKK; from the exons GGGCCACCAAAGACATGGGCAAGATGCTTggtggggaggaggagaaggatcCCGATGctcagaaaaaagaggaagaaaggcaaGAAGCGCTGAggcaacaggaggaggagaggaaggccaaatatgcaaaaatggaagcagagagagaaaacatccgGCAGGGCATCAGGGAtaag TACGGCatcaagaagaaggaggagaaggaagccGAGGCAGCGGCTGCTATGGAGCAGGCCTCCGAGGGCAGCCTCACCCGTCCGAAGAAGGCGGTTCCCACCGGCTGCGGcgacgaggaggaagaggagagcatcGTGGATACGGTCATGAAATTCATCCCGACCCCGCTCATGGATATGTTCAATAAAAAGTAA